CAGAGGTTCTGGAGCTGGGCGGATGAGAGCAGGTCCGTATGCCGGGCAGATCTGGAGTGGTACCTGGCATTGCCGCCTGTGGGACCGAGGGCAAGTTACATCACGCCTCTGGCCTCCATTCCCTGGTACATGAGATGGGGTAATGCCAGCTCCCCAGAGTTGTTTGGGCCCAGCGCAGTTACACTCAGGGCCTGATACTAAGGATTGTAGAGACAGAGCGGGTCTATGGAGTGATCTAAGAAGTGAGGTCTTCTGGCCGGAGTGAGGGATTTAACCAGCATTTATGGGCACCTGGTGTGTTCACCAAACACCCACACACGTTATCTCAGGTAATGATCTAACAGCCTTCTGAGGTGGTTACTGGATGTCGCCCATTTTTTTCAGAGGAGCTCACTGAGGCATGGGCTCCTAGAGATGGAGTCAGTAGCCATGGTCACATAGCTAGGTGGCTGAAAAGAGCCAGGCATCCTGCCCAGCCCTGCAGATACCCAAACCCCTGCTGTTTCCACAGCAGTACCTGAGCCAGGAGGTCCAGGCCACCagcagagaggcctcagaggtGGGGCATGGTAGGCCCTGCAGAAGTTCTACTCCTCCAGGTTCTTGTGGGGAGCCAGGTCAGTGGAGCTGTGGACTCCCCAGCCTTCCTCTGTCCCCAGGACAGGCCTGGCAAACGCAGGCAGTGATATGGGGCCCAACAGAAATTTAGAAGAGGATATGTGTAGGTGTGCCTAAGGTGAAGCCCGGGGAAGGACCAGGGGCAGCCGAagggctctgtggccttgggcaagccacttcacctctctgagcctcgggcTTCTTGTCTGTAAATGGGCCTGATGCCACGTGCTTTGTGGAGATTTTGTGAAGGTTCCACCAGGAAGGGGCTTTGAGGGCAGAGCTACTCTGCAtcaggtgggtggggaggggaggggagggagggctgcagCCCAGAGGGGACCTGGGCTGACCTGAAGGTGGGCAGTGAGCAGAGGCGGGGTCTGGGGTCTTCATGGCCAGTGGATGTGCTTTGAGGGGCTTGCTGGGATCCAAGGCCTCTGTGGAGTtcacagaagctcagagaagttgggGGAAAGTCTGGGCCTCTACCCACCTTGGGGACACCCAGCCTATTCTGCTTTCCCTGGTCAGGCCCTCCCAGCAAAGGGTTAACAGTCTTCTCTACCTGCAGTTGCATTTTAAAGACACGAAATTAAAGCAGGTAATTTATTCTCCCCACACACGAAAGAGCAATTAGTTCTAAACAGGGCTTAATCAGTCACCGCGAGATTGATTTCTGGAGCCCTGGGTTTTCGGGCTCCTGGCGCCATGCCAGGCTGGCAGGGTGGTGGGGAGCGGACAAATGAGCCGCAGCGGCATGAGCCCTTACATAATCTGCTAGGGGGCCCTGGCAGCCTGGCTAGCCCCGGGCGGGGCTTGGCTGAGTTGGGGGGGGGTGTCTTTGCTCCCCCGCTGCAGGTCCCTTAGCAGTTGCCTCCCTGGAAAGGCTAGACCCAAAGCTCTGGCCTCACCCTACAGACAGTGGCTCTGTGGGGCAGGGGAGCGGGAAGGATGGGGCGGGTCTGGGGTAGAGGATGGATAGTCTGAGTTTGTCTGACCTGGTACTTACACCTGTTCCCCCCTTCTTCCCTTTACCCTTTCATCTTCCCTATTTCCTCCCCCTCCGCCTTTTGGCTCCTCTCCCGTTCTGTTATACTCTCACTTCTctattttctcccactcctctTCCCATCAATTACCCCCTCacttcccactcccccacccctatcctTGTCTCTGGCCACAGAACTCCATCCGGCACAACCTGTCTCTGCACACCCGGTTCATCCGCGTGCAGAACGAGGGCACAGGCAAGAGCTCCTGGTGGATGCTGAACCCTGAGGGCGGAAAGACGGGCAAGACCCCGCGGCGCAGGGCCGTGTCCATGGACAACGGGGCCAAGTTCCTGCGCATTAAGGGCAAGGCCAGCAAGAAGAAGCAGCTGCAGGCACCGGAGCGAAGCCCCGACGACAGTCCCCAGGGCGCGTCAGCCCCGGGACCCGTGCCTGCCGCGGCCAAGTGGGCCACGAGCCCGGCCTCGCACGCCAGCGACGACTACGAGGCGTGGGCCGACTTCCGCGGCGGCGGGAGACCCCTGCTCGGGGAAGCGGCCGAACTGGAGGACGACGAGGCCCTGGAGGCCCTGGCGCCGTCGTCGCCGCTCATGTACCCGAGCCCGGCGAGCGCGTTGTCGCCCGCGCTGGGTGCGCGCTGCCCGGGGGAGCTGACCCGCCTGGCCGAGCTCGGGGGCCCGCTGGGCCTGCacggcggcggcggggcggggctgcCCGAGGAGCTGCTGGACGGCTCGCAGGATGCCTACGGGCCGCGGGCCCGCGCCGGGACGCCCGCCTACTTCGGCGGCTGCAAGGGCGGTGCCtacggcgggggcgggggcttcGGGCCGCCGGCGCTGGGCGCGCTGCGCCGCCTGCCCATGCAGACCATCCAGGAGAACAAGCAGGCCAGCTTTACGCCGGCCGCCGCGCCCTATCGCCCGGGGGCGCTGCCcgcgctgctgccgccaccgccaCCCGCGCCCAGGGCCGGCCCGGTGCTGGGCGCGCCCGGGGAGCTGGCACTGGCGGGCGCGGCCACCGCCTACCCGGGCAAGGGGGTGGCCCCGTACGCGCCGCCGGCGCCCTCGCGCAGTGCCTTAGCCCACCCCATCAGCCTTATGACGCTGCCCGGCGAGGCGGGCGCGGCGGGAGTGGCGCCGCCGGGCCACGCGGCCGTCTTCGGGG
The genomic region above belongs to Phocoena sinus isolate mPhoSin1 chromosome 1, mPhoSin1.pri, whole genome shotgun sequence and contains:
- the FOXO6 gene encoding forkhead box protein O6 — its product is MAAKLRAHQVDVDPDFAPQSRPRSCTWPLPQPDLVGDEDGALGSGVAEGAEDCGPERRATAPPMAPAPPLGAEVGPLRKAKSSRRNAWGNLSYADLITKAIESAPDKRLTLSQIYDWMVRYVPYFKDKGDSNSSAGWKNSIRHNLSLHTRFIRVQNEGTGKSSWWMLNPEGGKTGKTPRRRAVSMDNGAKFLRIKGKASKKKQLQAPERSPDDSPQGASAPGPVPAAAKWATSPASHASDDYEAWADFRGGGRPLLGEAAELEDDEALEALAPSSPLMYPSPASALSPALGARCPGELTRLAELGGPLGLHGGGGAGLPEELLDGSQDAYGPRARAGTPAYFGGCKGGAYGGGGGFGPPALGALRRLPMQTIQENKQASFTPAAAPYRPGALPALLPPPPPAPRAGPVLGAPGELALAGAATAYPGKGVAPYAPPAPSRSALAHPISLMTLPGEAGAAGVAPPGHAAVFGGPPGGLLLDALPGPYAAAAAGPLGAAPDRFPADLDLDMFSGSLECDVESIILNDFMDSDEMDFNFDSALPPPPPGLAGAPPPNQSWVPG